A DNA window from Trypanosoma brucei brucei TREU927 chromosome 11 chr11_scaffold01 genomic scaffold, whole genome shotgun sequence contains the following coding sequences:
- a CDS encoding GTP-binding protein, putative (similar to Autoantigen NGP-1. (Swiss- Prot:Q13823) (Homo sapiens)) → MGGQSKKHGKGGGGGGGHGRNCHPQQRKKLTKDPGVPDLKKVAQNLTRTARNRNRSLFSIPALRGSNKIAAASGEKEPQEQGNEEARVAAERRAMTLLAVQCAEKVHHYEVPQQWIGESENINDMDDDVERRGVDRSLRRFYKEFQKVVENSDVLLQVVDARDPLGCRLNQLERTIRSQFGEDKKKMVMVLNKADLLPSKETVDAWVHFFEEHEGIMCIPFAATAKGASGHTYVANMFRRLRALATSEETGARKAIVVGVIGYPNVGKSSVINALKRKHVVGVGNMPGFTTGNTEVELRSDIRVMDCPGVVAPGEDCGDVVLRNAVKVSDLADPFTPVQRLLQRCAQVTLDPSQQQHSQYLSAGVHPLGLFYSIGSFDPSDVMSFIRLVGQRRGRLLQGGVVDEEGTARMILHDWNDGRIAYYTLPPTSDLFGRTTLTADPGEGLTGCEEYGESGPQLVDGFAQGLQWEGLPTFHLSWSKMKSGVQ, encoded by the coding sequence ATGGGTGGACAGTCTAAGAAGCATGGtaaaggtggtggtggtggtggtggtcaTGGTCGAAACTGCCACCcacagcaaagaaagaagttgACAAAAGACCCTGGCGTACCTGATTTAAAGAAAGTAGCTCAGAATTTGACGCGCACGGCGCGGAATCGTAATCGTAGTCTTTTCAGCATTCCTGCACTTCGTGGCTCAAACAAGATTGCTGCCGCATCCGGTGAGAAGGAGCCCCAGGAgcaaggaaatgaagaggcGCGTGTCGCAGCGGAGCGACGGGCCATGACTTTGCTTGCGGTGCAATGTGCTGAAAAGGTACACCACTATGAGGTTCCTCAGCAGTGGATAGGCGAATCAGAGAACATAAACGATATGGATGACGACGTCGAGAGGCGTGGCGTGGATAGGTCACTACGCCGCTTTTATAAGGAGTTCCAGAAGGTTGTGGAAAACAGTGATGTCCTTCTACAGGTGGTAGATGCACGTGACCCTCTGGGCTGCCGTCTAAACCAACTTGAGCGCACCATTCGCTCTCAGTTCggagaagacaaaaagaaaatggttATGGTGCTCAATAAGGCAGATCTTCTACCATCAAAGGAGACTGTTGACGCCTGGGTCCATTTCTTCGAGGAACATGAGGGGATCATGTGCATACCCTTTGCCGCAACGGCGAAAGGGGCTAGTGGGCACACATATGTGGCGAACATGTTCCGCCGCCTTCGTGCACTAGCTaccagtgaagaaaccggaGCTCGCAAGGCCATTGTGGTGGGAGTTATTGGATACCCCAATGTCGGAAAGAGCTCAGTGATCAATGCCTTGAAGCGCAAACATGTGGTTGGTGTGGGCAACATGCCGGGATTTACCACTGGTAATACGGAGGTGGAGCTGCGCTCGGATATTCGTGTAATGGACTGTCCAGGTGTGGTTGCACCTGGTGAAGACTGCGGTGATGTCGTGCTGCGCAATGCGGTGAAAGTGAGTGATTTGGCCGATCCCTTCACCCCAGTCCAGCGGTTATTGCAACGCTGCGCGCAGGTTACCCTCGATCCCAGTCAACAGCAGCACTCACAATATCTCTCGGCAGGCGTACATCCTTTGGGATTGTTCTACAGCATTGGCTCATTCGATCCTAGTGATGTGATGTCTTTCATCCGTCTTGTCGGGCAACGACGTGGTCGGTTGCTGCAAGGTGGCGTTGTAGACGAGGAGGGAACGGCGCGCATGATACTGCACGACTGGAACGATGGGCGAATTGCATACTACACACTACCTCCAACATCTGATTTGTTTGGCCGCACAACATTAACGGCCGACCCTGGAGAAGGGCTAACAGGATGTGAAGAGTATGGTGAGAGCGGTCCGCAACTAGTGGATGGATTTGCACAGGGTTTGCAGTGGGAGGGGCTACCAACTTTCCATCTTTCGTGGAGTAAGATGAAAAGTGGTGTGCAGTAA
- a CDS encoding heat shock protein mitochondrial precursor (similar to Heat shock protein 75 kDa, mitochondrial precursor (HSP 75) (Tumornecrosis factor type 1 receptor associated protein) (TRAP-1) (TNFR- associated protein 1). (Swiss-Prot:Q9CQN1) (Mus musculus;)) produces the protein MMRRVCQRVNRQALTSTVVARCTATTASVSLRGICPPVSTDGNRNAGIGPMQGSVRFCSTQAGEKVPEAADNADEDIVIDPVPDLKGNAGESADEGSAGGVKANEDSEKVVGSAEEMGFKTETRQLLDIVACSLYTEKEVFIRELVSNASDALEKRHLMELSKPEEYPREEGDEAPIISITCNQSKSRFVIRDTGIGMTREELAENLGTIAGSGSKAFVRELQSQGESSSGAAEKIIGQFGVGFYAAFMVARNVKVYSRSVKKGSKGYVWESDGTGTFKIAECEGVDKGTKIVLDVKDTELSFCTPQVCERVLKRYSNFVSYEITLNGGKVNTVEALWMKDKNSVTNEEHIDFYKFISGAYDSPMFRLHYAVDAPLSIRALLYVPQSHTEKYGGGRMESGVNLYCRRVLIQSKAKGILPEWLRFIKGAVDTESIPLNVSREHTQDGSMMRRLSTVLTKRVIRWMEEEAKQDRQKYERFIKEYGPFLKEGVCTDQVHKMELAKLLRFETTKSDIDYPYVSLDEYRDRMVANQTHIYYINAPSKEMALESPYYEQYKEHDLEVLVCTEPIDDFVMQHLDTYAKHKLQNIELFDASLDGSVQNKLKLEGDKGEVKVEKQLTEAQVKALSDFISKRLVGRVGVVKSTTRLRDSPAVIADHESAQMRKIYRITGQMAGAPPKYNMHFNPKHTIVRKLYTLSISPNSEEVETAGLLVEQMFDNAVIAAGLLEDPRSIVSRLNTIMTRMVENVEEPTADK, from the coding sequence ATGATGCGTCGTGTTTGTCAGAGGGTAAACCGACAAGCTCTAACGTCTACCGTTGTGGCTCGCTGTACCGCGACTACCGCTTCGGTGTCTCTAAGAGGAATTTGCCCGCCCGTTTCAACCGATGGTAACCGAAATGCCGGTATTGGACCAATGCAAGGCTCAGTACGTTTCTGCTCCACACAGGCGGGCGAGAAGGTGCCCGAAGCAGCTGACAATGCCGATGAAGATATTGTTATTGACCCTGTACCTGATCTAAAGGGCAATGCAGGGGAAAGTGCCGATGAAGGCAGCGCCGGTGGGGTAAAGGCAAACGAGGACAGCGAGAAAGTTGTTGGCAGTGCGGAAGAGATGGGCTTCAAAACAGAAACCCGTCAGCTTCTGGACATTGTTGCTTGCAGTTTGTACACGGAGAAGGAGGTGTTCATACGTGAACTCGTATCGAATGCAAGCGATGCTCTGGAGAAGCGCCACCTGATGGAGTTGAGCAAACCGGAAGAGTACCCACGCGAGGAAGGTGATGAGGCTCCCATTATTTCCATCACATGCAATCAAAGCAAGAGCCGATTCGTCATACGTGACACTGGCATTGGTATGACTCGGGAGGAACTAGCGGAGAACCTTGGTACCATTGCTGGCTCGGGCTCAAAGGCATTTGTTCGTGAGTTGCAGAGTCAAGGCGAGAGCAGCAGTGGTGCGGCCGAAAAGATCATTGGTCAGTTTGGCGTTGGTTTCTACGCTGCCTTCATGGTGGCTCGAAATGTCAAGGTGTACAGCCGGAGCGTGAAGAAGGGGAGTAAGGGTTACGTGTGGGAGTCAGATGGTACAGGAACATTTAAGATTGCGGAGTGCGAGGGTGTTGACAAGGGCACGAAAATTGTCCTCGATGTGAAGGACACGGAGCTCTCCTTTTGCACACCGCAGGTGTGTGAGCGCGTGTTGAAACGGTACAGTAACTTTGTCTCCTACGAAATTACACTCAACGGTGGAAAGGTGAACACAGTGGAGGCACTGTGGATGAAGGATAAGAACTCCGTCACAAATGAGGAGCACATTGATTTCTACAAATTCATCTCCGGTGCGTACGATAGTCCGATGTTCCGCCTGCATTACGCCGTGGACGCTCCACTTTCTATTCGTGCTCTTTTGTACGTGCCTCAGTCTCACACGGAGAAGTACGGTGGTGGCCGTATGGAAAGTGGTGTCAATCTCTACTGCCGCCGAGTACTCATCCAATCGAAGGCGAAGGGAATTCTGCCCGAGTGGCTCCGCTTCATCAAGGGTGCGGTTGACACAGAGTCTATTCCGCTCAACGTATCACGTGAACATACCCAGGATGGTAGCATGATGCGCCGGCTCTCAACGGTGCTGACCAAGCGCGTTATCCGTTggatggaggaggaggcgaagCAAGACAGGCAAAAGTACGAACGTTTTATAAAGGAGTACGGTCCTTTCCTGAAGGAGGGAGTTTGTACCGACCAGGTTCACAAGATGGAGCTGGCGAAGCTTTTGAGGTTTGAAACAACCAAGTCAGACATCGACTACCCCTACGTGTCACTTGACGAATACCGCGACCGCATGGTGGCAAACCAAACTCACATTTATTACATCAACGCTCCTTCAAAGGAGATGGCGCTCGAATCTCCCTACTACGAACAGTACAAGGAGCACGACCTCGAGGTGCTCGTCTGCACAGAACCTATTGATGACTTTGTTATGCAGCACCTTGACACGTATGCGAAGCATAAACTGCAAAACATTGAACTGTTTGACGCTTCACTTGACGGTAGCGTCCAAAACAAGCTTAAACTCGAGGGCGATAAAGGGGAGGTGAAGGTTGAGAAACAACTCACTGAGGCGCAGGTGAAAGCTCTCAGTGACTTTATTTCCAAGCGTCTTGTGGGACGCGTTGGCGTCGTCAAATCCACCACACGCCTGCGCGATAGTCctgctgttattgctgaCCATGAATCAGCTCAGATGCGCAAGATTTACCGTATCACTGGCCAGATGGCTGGTGCCCCACCCAAGTATAACATGCATTTCAACCCAAAGCACACCATCGTGCGTAAGTTGTAtaccctttccatttcaccCAATTCAGAAGAGGTTGAAACTGCCGGGCTCCTGGTTGAGCAGATGTTTGACAACGCCGTTATCGCTGCCGGCTTGCTGGAAGATCCGCGTTCCATCGTTTCGCGCCTGAACACCATCATGACGCGCATGGTGGAAAATGTGGAGGAGCCCACTGCCGATAAGTAG
- a CDS encoding golgi reassembly stacking protein has protein sequence MGQGKSDAKRPLKDIEGLQIVRVLPYSPSHSAGLIPFFDIITAVDGKQMEVDGESVEKFKYYVAGRRDETITLTVYNLYIHNYRDVHCVASSTWGGGGLLGCSVEWCQAEKCVERCWHVVDVIPGSPVAKCGEIKEGRDYIIGIQKADELVTALIKDEDDLYTRVELWRTAQSAALRRLQRNSFVPTGASREDRGLQTAGQLLLLVYDSVNIEVKEVLVDFGNDIYAPLGMNLATGLLHLIPSPPKSLADNGRVTGTVGISATSAGDDSSCSVNSSSNLPTVTAFVLATGGVLRIGKTAPTVLAPPKPGATGSPNGPPPPFTSPVVTEMQAPQMLPEFPSRVHVPPQKYHAAANSTAFPKEIEGVHEQPPTPLFPMEGIPNGLHAPLPNPAGLFMNTVSPRKWQEDVAAVATIPAAEGNPSCATTSHDPPVPSYSAQQHTQQQFGLPFSQASYQQQPPPQIIRQSLLPDVTNMVDEQLPVSRVPPPLAFPIIKPATPSR, from the coding sequence ATGGGACAGGGGAAAAGCGACGCCAAGCGACCGTTGAAAGACATCGAAGGTTTGCAAATCGTTCGTGTGTTGCCGTACAGCCCCTCCCACTCCGCAGGACTAATCCCTTTCTTCGACATCATCACTGCCGTTGATGGGAAACAGATGGAAGTAGATGGTGAGTCGGTAGAAAAATTCAAGTATTACGTAGCCGGACGAAGGGATGAAACTATAACTTTAACCGTCTACAACTTGTACATACACAACTACCGCGATGTGCACTGTGTCGCAAGCAGTACATGGGGAGGTGGTGGGTTATTAGGCTGCAGCGTCGAGTGGTGTCAAGCAGAGAAGTGCGTGGAGCGCTGCTGGCATGTTGTTGACGTAATCCCCGGGAGTCCGGTGGCTAAATGTGGAGAAATTAAGGAAGGACGCGACTATATAATAGGAATTCAGAAGGCAGATGAACTCGTCACTGCACTCATAAAAGACGAAGATGATCTGTATACAAGGGTGGAGCTTTGGCGTACCGCTCAGTCTGCGGCACTCCGGCGGTTACAACGTAATTCTTTTGTACCCACTGGCGCCTCACGGGAAGATAGAGGGTTACAAACGGCTGGGCAGTTACTCCTTCTTGTGTACGACTCGGTGAACATTGAGGTGAAGGAGGTGTTGGTAGATTTCGGGAACGATATATATGCTCCTTTAGGAATGAACCTTGCTACAGGTCTGCTGCACCTCATTCCCAGCCCACCCAAAAGTTTGGCTGATAACGGACGAGTAACTGGAACCGTAGGTATTTCTGCAACAAGCGCAGGGGATGACAGCAGCTGTTCCGTCAACAGCAGTAGCAACCTTCCGACGGTGACCGCATTTGTGCTGGCAACAGGAGGGGTGTTGCGCATAGGGAAAACAGCTCCGACCGTATTGGCACCCCCAAAGCCGGGAGCCACCGGATCTCCGAACggaccaccaccaccattcACATCACCAGTTGTTACCGAAATGCAAGCTCCGCAGATGCTGCCTGAATTCCCGTCGCGGGTTCACGTACCGCCGCAAAAATATCACGCAGCGGCTAACAGTACCGCTTTCCCTAAGGAGATTGAGGGGGTTCATGAACAGCCTCCCACACCACTCTTTCCCATGGAAGGAATTCCCAACGGGCTCCATGCCCCCCTTCCCAACCCAGCCGGTTTGTTTATGAACACCGTCTCACCACGCAAATGGCAGGAAGATGTGGCAGCGGTCGCGACAATACCTGCAGCGGAGGGAAACCCATCATGTGCAACAACTTCACATGATCCTCCGGTGCCTTCCTATTCGGCTCAGCAACATACACAACAACAGTTTGGACTACCCTTCAGTCAAGCAAGTTATCAGCagcaaccaccaccacaaatCATTAGACAGTCACTACTTCCTGACGTTACGAATATGGTTGATGAGCAACTGCCGGTTTCTAGAGTGCCACCGCCTCTGGCCTTCCCCATCATAAAGCCAGCCACACCATCTCGCTAA